Within the Coriobacteriia bacterium genome, the region GGGCCATGCCCGACAGCACGCTCATGGGCTCCGTCACGACGTCGGCGCACACGAGGTGGCCACCCGGCGCGAGGAACGGCAGGTTGCGGATGGCTTCGAGCACCTCGAGCGACAGCACGACGTCTGCCGTGGCCGGCCCGCACACCATGGAGGAGACGGCGCGCCCGAAGCGGACGGTCGTCGAGACGGATCCGCCTCGCTGGGCCATGCCGTGGATCTCGGATACCTTGACGTCGTAGCCGGAGCCGAGCGCCGCGCGTGCCAGCAGATCGGCTGCCAGGATCGTTCCCTGGCCGCCCACGCCGCACAGCACGAGCGAGACGGGGCGATCAGGGAAGGACGCGGCCTGTGCCGCCGTGGACGTGTCGTTTGTCATGATGGCCTACTTCCCTTCCGCGACGGCCGCGATGGCATTGAACGCGCAGTACTGCTCGCACTGGCGGCAGCCCGTGCACAGGCCGGCGTCGATGCGCGCATGCCCCTCGGCGTCCGTGCTAATGGCCGGGCAACCCAGGCGCAGGCAGGCACCGCACGCGCGGCAGGCGGCGAGGCTGACGACGCGCTGCGTCCCGCGGATCTTGTACTCGACGATGCACGGCGACTGGCAGATGACGACGGAGAGCTGGTCCGTACGGCTGGCCGCCCCGCGCAGGGCGGCGCGCACGGCGGCGGCGTCGAGCGCGTCGACGACCGTGACGTCGGCGATGCCGGACGCCTTGAGCACGGCGGGCAGGTCGAGCTCGTGCGAGGGCCTCCCCTGCAGCGTGATGCCCGAGACGGGGTTGCCCTGGCCGCCGGTCATGGCCGTCGTGCGGTTGTCGAGGATGAGGATGTTGCCGCAGCCGGCGTTATATGCCGCCGACAGGGCGCCCGACAGGCCCGAATGCGCGAACGTGCTGTCGCCGATGACGGCGAACACGGGGCGCTTGCCGCCGGCACGCGTCGACTCGTCGCGTCCCGCCCTGGCGTCCAGCTCGCGGGCGACCTCGAAGCCGTGCGCCATGGAGACGGACGCGCCCATGTCGATGGCGGACTCGAGCGTCGCGAGCGGCGGCAGCGCGCCGAGTGTGTAGCAGCCGATGTCGCCGAGCACGATGGCTCGCATGCGCTTGAGCTCGAAGAACGGGATGCGGTGCGGGCAGCCGGGGCAGAGTGCCGGCGGTCGGGCCGGAAGCTCGCCGAGCGCCTCGTCGATGCGTGCGATGCGCGTGGCCGACGTCCAGGCGTCGACGAGTGCATCGCTTGCCTCGGTTGCGGGAAGCGAGCCGGACGCCCCGGCACCCTGAACGCCCAGAGCGGCGGCGATGAGGGCGGGCGACAGCTCGAACGCGCGGGGCAGCGGATTGGGCCAGGCGGCAGGCTCGAGGCCCATGGCGCGGATCTCGCGCTCGTAGTAGTCGTTGGCCTCCTCGACGACGTACACGTGCTCGACCTGCGCGAAGAACGCGGCGATCTTGGCGGCAGGAAGCGGGTAGGACAGGCCGAGCTTCAGCGTGGACGCCTGCGGGCACGCCTCGCGGACGTGCTGGTAGACGGCGCCCGAGCACACGAAGCCGATGCTCGTGTCGCGCAGCTCGGCAACGTTGAGCGGGCTCGCCTCGACGTAGGCGCGCAGCACCTCGACGCGCTTGTCGGCGTCGAGCCGGCGCGGACGGGCGTAGGCGGGCATCATGACCCAGCGGGATTGCTTCGTCTCGTAGGGCAGCGGCTCGACCTGCTCGCGCTCGCCCAGCTCGACGGCCGTGCGCGTGTGCGAGATGCGCACGGTGGAGCGCACCATGGCGAGCGTGCCGAGCTCCTCGGAGAGGCGGAAGGCCTCCTTCGTCATGGCGAGCGCCTCTGCGGAGTCGGCGGGCTCGAACATGGGCACGCGGGCGAACGAGGCGTACACGCGGCTGTCCTGCTCGTTTTGCGAGGAGAACATGCCGGGGTCGTCGGCGGCGAGCAGCACGAGGCCGCCGGAGCAGCCGGCCAGCGAGATGCTCATGAGCGGATCAGCTGCCACGTTGACGCCGACGTGCTTCATCGTCACGAGGGCGCGGCGGCCCGCCATGGACAGGCCCAGGGCTGCCTCGAGGGCGACTTTCTCGTTGATGGACCACTCGGCATAGGTGTCGGGCAGCTTGGCAAAGGCCTCGAGCGTCTCGGTCGACGGCGTGCCGGGGTAGCCGAAGCCGGCGGAGCAGCCGGCTTCCCAGGCGCCGCGGGCGATGGCCTCGTTGCCGGAAAGAAGAACGGTAGACACGTGCATCCTCTCCCTCTCGAACAGGCGTTGCGGGAGATTGTACGTCACGTGTCCAGCGTATCGCGCGCCAGCCGCTCACCTTCGCCGAAGAGGCAGGGAGCGCGCGGCCTATACCGGGGAGCCGCCCCCGAGAAACTCCTCGACGGGGTCGATTTGGATGAACATGCCCGGATAGGGCGCGTCGATCATCTGGTGGTTGCCGATGTAGATGCCGACGTGCCCGTCGTGGGGGAACACGAGGTCGCCGGGCTGCAGGTCGTCGACGTTGTCCCGCCAGTTGCCCAGCGCGTTGATGTCGTCGATCTGGTCCCATGTCGTGCGGCCGATCTCGTAGCCCTCCAGGGCGTAGCAGTGCTGCGTGAAGCCCGAGCAGTCGTAGCCGGCATACGTGGCGTAGTTCGAGTCGTCTCCGCCCCAGACGTAGGGGATGCCCATGCAGGCGTAGGCGTTCTCCACGACCGACCCCATGGACTTGCCGGGCGTCGGGACGCCGTTGGCCTGGCCGGCTGCACTCGCGTCAGCGGCTTTCTGGCGGGCGGCAGCTGCGGCCTGGAGCTCGGTCTGCTGGGCAGCAAAGAGCTGCTTAACCTGCTCGGACAGGCCTGTTACGACCTTGTTCGACTCCTCCTGCTGCGTCTGTAGCTCGGCCTGCTGGGCCTCGAGGCTCGCCTGCAGCTCGGCCTGCTGGTCCTGCTGGGTCGTGAGCGTCTGCTCCTGCTGCTCGAGCTTCACCTTGAGGTCCTTGATGTCTTCGATGGCGTCGACTTGGGAGTCCTGGATGCGCCCGACGTAGAACGAGCGCGTCACGAAGTCGTTGAAGTCCGCGGACTGCAGCAGCAGGTCGAGCGTCGAGACGGCGCCGGACTTATAGCCGATGACGAGGTAGGCCGCGAGGGCGTTCTGGGCCGTGTCGAGGTCCGTCGTCGTGGCGTCGATGTCCGTCTGCGTCTGGGCGATGTCCTTGCCCAGCTCGTTGAGCTGGTTCGTTGTCTCGCTGAGGTCGTACTGCGTCTGCTCGAGCTTGCGGCCTATCTGCTCGAGCTGGCTGCGCGCCTCGTCGTACTCTTTCTGCGCTGCAGCCAGCGCTTCCGTCTCGGCGGCGCCGCGCTCGGCGGGCTCTGCCAGGGCGACGCGGGGGGCCAGCAGTGTGTCACACCCGAACGCCTTGGCGACGGCGAGCGCGACGGGGGCAAGGGAGAGGCCGGCGGCGTATGCGATGACGTCACGCCGAGTGAGGGTGCGATCGCGCCCGCTGTCCAGCGTCGTGTCGAGCGTTCGTGTCATCTGTGCTGCCCCCTCCTCCCTGCCTCTGCTGCGTGCGGTTTCTCAGGCCATTCTCTCTGCGTCAGGCGCGTGCTTATACGGGACTGCCGCCGCCGATGAAGGCGTAGACGGAGGCGTACTCGACCATGCGGCCCTCGTAGGGGGCGTGGATCATCATGCCGCCGCCGCAGTAGATGCCGACATGGCCCTCGTGCGGGAACACGAGGTCGCCCGGCGAAAGCTCGGACATGTCGTAGCGCCAGTTGCCCAGGCCCTGGATCTGGGCGATCTGGTCGTACGTCGTGCGGCCGATGGAGTAGCCGCACATGGCGTAGCAGTACTGCGCGAGGCCGGAGCAGTCAAAGCCGCTCGGGTCTGTGCCGCCCCACACGTAGGGCGTGACGCCGACGTAGTTCCACGCGACGTCGACGGCGCTTCCGACGTGGTTGCCCGTGCCGCCGTAGCTCGGCTCCTCGTAATCCGGTTCTGGGTCAGGCTCGGGCTCTGGTTCGGGTTCCGGCTCTGGTTCGGGCTCAGGGGTCGGCTCAGGCTCAGGCTCCGGGGTTGGCTCCGGTTCGGGCTCGGGCGTGGGCTCCGGATCGGGCGTCGGGTTGACGGGAGTCGTCGTGTCCGCGCTGCCGCCCGTCGTGCCTTCCGAGCTCTCGTTGCTCGAGCCACCGCTCTCGGACGTGCCGGCGTTTGTCGAGCCGTTCGCCACGGGGTTGTCCTGCACGACCGAGTCGAGATACTCCTGATATTGGGACGCCTGGTTCTGCATGGCCTCCTGCTGCGCTTGCCCCATGAGGTCGACGACGTCCTGGGACAGGCTGCCGGAGTAGCTCTGCATGGCGTCGACCTGGTCCTGCAGGGACTGTGCGTCGGAGAGCTGCTGGTTGTAGAGCTGCTCCTGCTCGCTCTTCTTTGCCTGCAGGTCGCTCTCCTGCTGCTCGAGCTCCGCCTTGAGATCCTTGACGGTCTGGATAGCCTGGGCGTCAGCGTCGGAGGTCTTGCCTGCGTAGAACAGGCGGTTAGCGAGATCCTCGAAGCTCGTGGCATTGAGGATGACGGACAGCACGTCCGTGCTACCGGCCTTGTACGCGGCGTCGACGCGGTCGGCCAGGACGTCCTGGGCGTCGGAGAGCTCGGCCTGCTTCTGCGTGATGGACACCTGGAGATCATCGATCTGGGCGTTCGTCTCGTCGAGCTGGGCCTCCGTCTGGCTCAGAGAATACTGGGCGAGTTCGGCCTTCTGCGTGAGCGAGCTCAGCTGTGACATGGCTTCGTTATAGGCTGCCTGAGCGTCGGAGAGCGCGGCCTGCGTCTGCTCGGAGGTGCCCTCAACGGCCTGGGCGGCGTTCTGCATGCCGAGGCCGAGGGCACAGGTGGCAACGCCCATCGCGGCGACGCGCACGAACAGGCGCCGGTCCAGAGGGCGGGCGGCGATGGATGCCTGGGTGCGTGGTGCTGGGGTGCGCGTGTTCATGACGTTCCTTCTCTCCGGTGGTGTTTTTGCTGCGAGGTGAGAGCGGTGTGATGCGGTGGGCGGGCGCTATACGGGACTGCCGCCGCCAAGGAAGTTCAGGTAGCTCGAGATGGACGAGAGCGACTCCGTTGTGACGCCCGAGGCGGGCAGCGAGTGCACGACCATGCCGCCGCCCATGTAGATGCCCACGTGGCAGACGGCGTCGGAGCCGTAGTAGCCGAAAAACACGAGGTCTCCGGCGTTGAGGCCGCCCGCTCCGACGAGGTGGCCGTTGCCGGCGACGATGGCGTACTGCGAGCCGGACTGGTGCGGGATCTCGATACCCATGGCGCGATAGGCCACGGTCGTGAGGCCGGAGCAGTCGTAGGCACCCGGGCCCTCGGCGCCCCACACGTAGGGCGAGCCGAGATACTGCAGGGCCGCATCGACGACGCCGCCCACGGAAGTGCCCGGCATACCGGACGCAGCTGCGGCTGCCGCCTGGGCCGCTGCCGCCTCGGCGGCGGCTTGGGCCTGTGCGTCGATTTCGGCCTGGCGCTGGGCGAGCAGATCGGCAACCTGGGCGTCGAGGCTGGCCTTGTACTCCTGCGCGGCGGCGAGCTGATCGTTGAGCGACGCAAGGTCCTGTTCCTGCTGGGCCTGAAGCTCCTGCTGGGCCTGCTGCTGAACGACGAGCTCATCCTGGCTTGCCTGCAGCGAGGCCTTGAGGTCCTTAACCTGCTGGATGGCCTGAGCGTCTGCGTCGGTCAGCTTACCGGCGTAGTAGAGGCGGTTCACGAAGTCGTTGAAGTCCTCGGCGGACAGGATGACGTCGAGCAGGCCCGTGGGTCCGGCCGTGTATTCGGCCGACATGCGGTTGGCGAGCGCGTCCTGCGCCTCTGCGAGCTCGACCTGTTTCTCGTCAATCGTGACCTGTAGATCGGCGATGGCCTGGTTTGTGGCCTCGAGCTCGGCCGTCGTCTGGTCATACGCGGTTTGCGCCTCGTAGAACGCGTTGTTGAGGGCGTTGATCTGCTGCTGCGCCGCATCGGCCTGGGCCTGAGCGTCAGCAAGGGCTGCCTCGGTCTCGGGCGAGGCAGAGTATTCGTCGGCAAAGGCCGGTATGGTGGCGCCGCTCCATCCAAGCGTCATGATCAGAAGGGCGGCCGTCGCTGCGATGCGGGTGTGGTTAGGGTGCGTCAGTATCGCCATATGCGTTTGGGCCTTTCTACTCTCGCTGAACCATTCTAGCAGTGACGGCGGGAGCAGGCCCCATAAACCGGAAGACGCCCATAGCTGAATGAGCCTCCACAACCGCAAAGCTGCGGCACGGCTTTGCAGCGCGATGCGAAAACGGCCCTGCCCGGACGCATGCGCGCTCGGGCAGGGCCGTTGGGTGAAGCGTGGGTTTGGAACGGCTAGCGTGCGCTCCCCTGCTGCTCGGGAGCCTCGGGCTGCGGGTAGTTGAACTCGCGGCGCACCTCGCGCATCACGAGGGCGTCGCGCACGCTGTTCGTCAGCGTGAGCAGGCTTGCGAGCATGCGGTCGAAGCTCTCGCGCGTCTTTGCGTCGTCGAGCGAGCCTGCACGGCCGATGCCCGCCGAGAGCATCTGCTTGAAGATGGGGAGCTCACGGTTCGCCTGCTGCACGTAGGGGCGCAGGAAGCGCGGGTCCATGCCGTAGCGCTTCAGCTCGTAGGCGCTGCGGATGAGCGGGATGTCTCGGCCGTCGATGAGCGTGCGCCCCTTGGCGCCGCGCACGGGCATGACGATACCTGCGTCGACGAGCGACCGTATGAAGGCAGCAGGCACGGAGATGGCATCGGGCAGCTCCTCGAGCACGTGCTGGGCAGCGAGCATGCGCTCGTCCTGCTCGGGAAGCGTCGTGCCTGCCTCGCCGAGCTCGGGCAGGGCCGCGCCCTCGTCTGCGGCGTCAAGCTTCTCCTTGATGACCTGCAGGGGGTAGAAGCAGGTACTCTGCAGGCGCAGGACCGCCTCGAGGCGCTGGATGTCGCGCTCTGTGTAGACGCGGTAGCCGCTCTTCGTGCGCTTGGGCTTCACGAGGCCTTCGGTCTCGAGGAAGCGGACCTTCGAGACCGTGAGGTCGGGAAAGGCGGGCTGCAGCCGCTTGACGACCTTGCCGATGGTGTACGTGTCTGCCGATGCCATACGGGCTTACCCCTTGTGGATGTTCAGGACCATCTTGAACGTGCCGATCTGCAGGCTCGAGCCGCTCTTGAGCTCGCCGGACGAGACGATGGCACCGTCGACCCACGTGCCGTTGAGCGAGCCGAGATCCTCGACGAACGCGCGCCCGTCGCGCAGCGACAGGTGGGCATGGCGACGGGAGACCGTGCGGTCGTTGAGGAAGACCTCGCAGCTCGGGTCACGGCCGATCGTGATCTCGGGGATGTCGAGCACGAAGACCTCGCCGGCCTGCGGGCCGCGCACGATGATGAGCTCGGCCAGGCCGCCGCGGTCGTCGAGGCTGATGTTGGGTATGGTCGCGTCGGCGCTGACGAGGCTGAACGCCTGCGTCTTATCGCCGTCGCCCGGCAGGGGCGAACCGGAAACGTCTGTCATAGCGAAATGTCACCTCACTGGTCAGAAGGCATGAAGCCGAGGAGTGGTCAGATGTCGTCATGATACCCACGACAGACACGAGACGCTCAATCAGACCATGATATACGCTATGGCACGCATTGTGCGGACTGTCCGCTAAAAGGACATGGTGACGTACGACTATGGGAGCACGGGAGCGTCAGGCATGTTGAGCTGGGCGCGACGTACGGCGAGGTCGAGCTCGTAGAAGAGCTGCGACACGAACGGGCCGTACGTGTGGACGGGGCACGAGTACCAGTCTGCTGTGACGACGCGGTTCTGCACGGCAAGGCCGGCGCGCACCCACGTCAGCGAGCCGAGGCGCTCTCCCGGCATGGCGAACGCGACACCGTCGTTGGCTATCAGCGTCGTCGTCATGCCCGTTGACGCGCTCGAGCGCAGCGAAGCGTCGACGGACGTCGTGGAGCCCAGCATGCGACCGAAGCGGT harbors:
- a CDS encoding indolepyruvate oxidoreductase subunit beta, producing the protein MTNDTSTAAQAASFPDRPVSLVLCGVGGQGTILAADLLARAALGSGYDVKVSEIHGMAQRGGSVSTTVRFGRAVSSMVCGPATADVVLSLEVLEAIRNLPFLAPGGHLVCADVVTEPMSVLSGMAQMPADPQGLLRELGRNAVEIVDADAIARAAGNARCANVALLGAAARHLPIELDAWHAAIEGRVPPKTVEANLLAFDTAYTGR
- a CDS encoding indolepyruvate ferredoxin oxidoreductase subunit alpha, yielding MHVSTVLLSGNEAIARGAWEAGCSAGFGYPGTPSTETLEAFAKLPDTYAEWSINEKVALEAALGLSMAGRRALVTMKHVGVNVAADPLMSISLAGCSGGLVLLAADDPGMFSSQNEQDSRVYASFARVPMFEPADSAEALAMTKEAFRLSEELGTLAMVRSTVRISHTRTAVELGEREQVEPLPYETKQSRWVMMPAYARPRRLDADKRVEVLRAYVEASPLNVAELRDTSIGFVCSGAVYQHVREACPQASTLKLGLSYPLPAAKIAAFFAQVEHVYVVEEANDYYEREIRAMGLEPAAWPNPLPRAFELSPALIAAALGVQGAGASGSLPATEASDALVDAWTSATRIARIDEALGELPARPPALCPGCPHRIPFFELKRMRAIVLGDIGCYTLGALPPLATLESAIDMGASVSMAHGFEVARELDARAGRDESTRAGGKRPVFAVIGDSTFAHSGLSGALSAAYNAGCGNILILDNRTTAMTGGQGNPVSGITLQGRPSHELDLPAVLKASGIADVTVVDALDAAAVRAALRGAASRTDQLSVVICQSPCIVEYKIRGTQRVVSLAACRACGACLRLGCPAISTDAEGHARIDAGLCTGCRQCEQYCAFNAIAAVAEGK
- a CDS encoding C40 family peptidase produces the protein MTRTLDTTLDSGRDRTLTRRDVIAYAAGLSLAPVALAVAKAFGCDTLLAPRVALAEPAERGAAETEALAAAQKEYDEARSQLEQIGRKLEQTQYDLSETTNQLNELGKDIAQTQTDIDATTTDLDTAQNALAAYLVIGYKSGAVSTLDLLLQSADFNDFVTRSFYVGRIQDSQVDAIEDIKDLKVKLEQQEQTLTTQQDQQAELQASLEAQQAELQTQQEESNKVVTGLSEQVKQLFAAQQTELQAAAAARQKAADASAAGQANGVPTPGKSMGSVVENAYACMGIPYVWGGDDSNYATYAGYDCSGFTQHCYALEGYEIGRTTWDQIDDINALGNWRDNVDDLQPGDLVFPHDGHVGIYIGNHQMIDAPYPGMFIQIDPVEEFLGGGSPV
- a CDS encoding C40 family peptidase, which translates into the protein MNTRTPAPRTQASIAARPLDRRLFVRVAAMGVATCALGLGMQNAAQAVEGTSEQTQAALSDAQAAYNEAMSQLSSLTQKAELAQYSLSQTEAQLDETNAQIDDLQVSITQKQAELSDAQDVLADRVDAAYKAGSTDVLSVILNATSFEDLANRLFYAGKTSDADAQAIQTVKDLKAELEQQESDLQAKKSEQEQLYNQQLSDAQSLQDQVDAMQSYSGSLSQDVVDLMGQAQQEAMQNQASQYQEYLDSVVQDNPVANGSTNAGTSESGGSSNESSEGTTGGSADTTTPVNPTPDPEPTPEPEPEPTPEPEPEPTPEPEPEPEPEPEPEPDPEPDYEEPSYGGTGNHVGSAVDVAWNYVGVTPYVWGGTDPSGFDCSGLAQYCYAMCGYSIGRTTYDQIAQIQGLGNWRYDMSELSPGDLVFPHEGHVGIYCGGGMMIHAPYEGRMVEYASVYAFIGGGSPV
- a CDS encoding C40 family peptidase yields the protein MAILTHPNHTRIAATAALLIMTLGWSGATIPAFADEYSASPETEAALADAQAQADAAQQQINALNNAFYEAQTAYDQTTAELEATNQAIADLQVTIDEKQVELAEAQDALANRMSAEYTAGPTGLLDVILSAEDFNDFVNRLYYAGKLTDADAQAIQQVKDLKASLQASQDELVVQQQAQQELQAQQEQDLASLNDQLAAAQEYKASLDAQVADLLAQRQAEIDAQAQAAAEAAAAQAAAAAASGMPGTSVGGVVDAALQYLGSPYVWGAEGPGAYDCSGLTTVAYRAMGIEIPHQSGSQYAIVAGNGHLVGAGGLNAGDLVFFGYYGSDAVCHVGIYMGGGMVVHSLPASGVTTESLSSISSYLNFLGGGSPV
- a CDS encoding MerR family transcriptional regulator — its product is MASADTYTIGKVVKRLQPAFPDLTVSKVRFLETEGLVKPKRTKSGYRVYTERDIQRLEAVLRLQSTCFYPLQVIKEKLDAADEGAALPELGEAGTTLPEQDERMLAAQHVLEELPDAISVPAAFIRSLVDAGIVMPVRGAKGRTLIDGRDIPLIRSAYELKRYGMDPRFLRPYVQQANRELPIFKQMLSAGIGRAGSLDDAKTRESFDRMLASLLTLTNSVRDALVMREVRREFNYPQPEAPEQQGSAR
- a CDS encoding FHA domain-containing protein; translation: MTDVSGSPLPGDGDKTQAFSLVSADATIPNISLDDRGGLAELIIVRGPQAGEVFVLDIPEITIGRDPSCEVFLNDRTVSRRHAHLSLRDGRAFVEDLGSLNGTWVDGAIVSSGELKSGSSLQIGTFKMVLNIHKG